The nucleotide window TGCCCGTCGACTCACCCAGCGCTGCGCGCTCGGCTTCAGGCCGCAGCACGTTCGGCGAGCGGGCGTCGCCGTCGTGCGGTGTCGGTCAGTGCGCGCAGAGGGAAGGCGGCGTTGGGGTTGTACCGGTTCGTTCCGGGCGGCACGATCTCGTCGATCCGGTCGAGGGTCGCGTCGTCCAGGGTGAGCGCGGCGCCCTTGAGCAGGTCCTCCAGTTGCGGCATGGTGCGCGGTCCGATGATCGCCGAGGTGACGGCCGGGTGGGCCACTGTGAAGGCGATGGCGAGCTGCGGAAGCGTGCAGCCGATGCTGGCGGCGAGGTCGACGAGCTGCTCGACGGCGTCGAGCTTGGCGGCGTTCTCGGCGATCGTGGGATCGAACTGCGCCGGCCGCAGGGCGGCCCGCCCGGTCGACAGGTCGATCGGTTGATTCCTGCGGTACTTGCCGCTGAGGAACCCGAAGGCGAGCGGGCTCCAGACCAGCACGCCCATGCCGTAGCGCTGGCAGACCGGGAGGGTCGACGCCTCGATCCCGCGGGCCAGGATCGAGTACGGCGGCTGCTCGGTGCGCAGGCGTCCGAGGCTGCGCCGTTCGGACACCTGGTGCGCCTCGACGATCTCCTCGGCCGGGAACGTCGAGCAGCCGAAGGCGCGGATCTTTCCGGCGCGGACGAGGTCGGTGAGGACCGACAGGGTCTCCTCGATGTCGGTCGAGGGGTCGGGACGATGGAGCTGGTAGAGGTCGATCCAGTCGGTGTTCAACCGCCGGAGGCTCCCCTCGACGGCCTTGAGGATCCACCGCCGTGAGTTGCCACGGTGGTTGGGGCTCTCGCCCATTGGAAAGTGCAC belongs to Micromonospora ureilytica and includes:
- a CDS encoding aldo/keto reductase; the encoded protein is MRYRTLGGTGIEVSARCLGTMMFGAVGNPDHDDCVRIVHTALEQGINFVDTADMYGQGESEEIVGKALRGRRDDVVLATKVHFPMGESPNHRGNSRRWILKAVEGSLRRLNTDWIDLYQLHRPDPSTDIEETLSVLTDLVRAGKIRAFGCSTFPAEEIVEAHQVSERRSLGRLRTEQPPYSILARGIEASTLPVCQRYGMGVLVWSPLAFGFLSGKYRRNQPIDLSTGRAALRPAQFDPTIAENAAKLDAVEQLVDLAASIGCTLPQLAIAFTVAHPAVTSAIIGPRTMPQLEDLLKGAALTLDDATLDRIDEIVPPGTNRYNPNAAFPLRALTDTARRRRPLAERAAA